In a single window of the Gossypium hirsutum isolate 1008001.06 chromosome A13, Gossypium_hirsutum_v2.1, whole genome shotgun sequence genome:
- the LOC107893867 gene encoding isopentenyl phosphate kinase: MEETNLNQTIRCIVKLGGAAITCKNELEKINEENLETVSSHLRQAMNLGSCSTQVVGMDWSKRDAVSDISSSLCDFGDQCQFNVDFSRFVVVHGAGSFGHFQASKSGVHKGGLNQPLVKAGFVATRISVTTLNLEIVRALAREGIPSIGMSPYSCGWSTSERNVASADLSGVAKAIDSGFIPVLHGDAVLDERLGCTILSGDVIIRHLAEHLRPEYVVFLTDVSGVYDRPPTDPNAVLLREIAVDEDGKWSVVKPTPQSLNKQVEITVAAHDTTGGMVTKISEAAMIAKLGIDVYIVKAATSHSLRALRGELRHGIPDDWLGTVIRFSR, encoded by the exons ATGGAAGAAACCAACCTTAACCAAACAATCCGTTGCATCGTCAAACTTG GAGGAGCAGCAATTACTTGTAAAAATGAGCTAGAGAAGATCAATGAAGAGAATCTGGAAACAGTTTCGTCCCATTTGAGACAAGCAATGAATCTGGGTTCTTGCTCAACGCAAGTTGTGGGGATGGATTGGAGTAAAAGAGATGCGGTTTCGGATATTTCTTCTAGTTTATGTGATTTTGGTGATCAGTGTCAGTTCAACGTTGATTTCAGCAGATTTGTTGTCGTTCATGGTGCAG GTTCATTTGGGCATTTTCAGGCGAGCAAATCTGGGGTTCATAAAGGGGGATTGAATCAACCTCTTGTCAAGGCTGGTTTCGTTGCAACTCGAATTTCT GTCACGACTCTTAATCTTGAAATTGTTCGAGCACTAGCCAGAG AGGGTATTCCTTCTATCGGAATGTCTCCGTATTCATGTGGATGGTCAACCTCCGAAAGAAAT GTAGCTTCTGCTGATTTGTCAGGAGTAGCCAAAGCGATTGACTCAGGCTTTATCCCT GTTTTACACGGAGATGCAGTACTTGATGAGCGCCTG GGATGCACCATTTTGAGCGGAGATGTTATCATCCGTCATCTTGCGGAACACCTGAGGCCGGAATATGTCGTCTTTCTT ACTGATGTTTCGGGTGTATATGACCGACCACCAACCGATCCAAATGCTGTTCTCTTAAGAGAAATAG CTGTGGATGAAGATGGAAAGTGGTCCGTTGTGAAACCAACTCCGCAAAGCCTGAACAAGCAAG TTGAAATAACGGTAGCAGCTCATGATACGACTGGGGGAATGGTGACCAAAATATCGGAAGCTGCAATGATTGCAAAGCTCGGAATTGACGTTTACATAGTGAAG GCTGCCACAAGCCACTCATTGAGAGCATTGAGGGGAGAACTGAGACATGGCATACCAGACGACTGGCTCGGGACGGTTATCCGGTTCTCAAGATAG
- the LOC107893868 gene encoding LOW QUALITY PROTEIN: probable WRKY transcription factor 4 (The sequence of the model RefSeq protein was modified relative to this genomic sequence to represent the inferred CDS: inserted 1 base in 1 codon; deleted 1 base in 1 codon) has translation MGESQEQKPSSQPSKTVAVSRPTITPPPRLCTDALFNGGLGMMGFSPGPMTLVSNLFPDSDELKSFSQLLAGAMASPAAGKIPNFSPLTTTEGQGGVTGSGGGGDDTGLRFRQNKPAGLVIAQPPPMFTLATGLSPASLLESPGFSVFSPIAQGPFGMTHQQALAQVTAQAAQAQCSSTAAASLAPVSAFTADMTTNQQMPISLHSSTVTVNEPSDACQSDHRSQPASLIVDKPADDGYNWRKYGQKQVKGSEFPRSYYKCTSPGCPVKKKVERSIDGQVTEIIYKGQHNHQPPPPNKRAKDTGSLNGNPGNQGNSESASQLQSGSSNILMSKKDQESSQATAEHISGMSDSEEAGENEVGVDEKDEDEPDPKRRSTEIRVSEPASSHRTVTEPRIIVQTTSEVDLLDDGYRWRKYGQKVVKGNPYPRSYYKCTTLGCNVRKHVERAATDPKAVITTYEGKHNHNIPAAKTSSHNTXNSNASQARMQNAVNERHTVNNRADLGNNNRQPAACLLLKEGQRT, from the exons ATGGGTGAAAGCCAAGAGCAGAAGCCATCATCTCAGCCATCGAAAACGGTGGCGGTTTCACGGCCGACGATTACTCCCCCACCACGGCTTTGTACTGACGCCTTGTTCAACGGTGGGCTTGGCATGATGGGTTTTAGTCCAGGTCCCATGACGCTTGTTTCCAATTTATTTCCCGACTCCGACGAGTTAAAGTCCTTTTCTCAATTACTGGCCGGTGCCATGGCCTCGCCCGCTGCTGGGAAGATACCCAATTTTTCTCCTCTTACTACCACAGAAGGGCAGGGTGGTGTAACCGGTTCTGGCGGTGGAGGTGACGACACAGGGTTACGGTTTAGGCAGAATAAACCGGCCGGTTTGGTGATAGCGCAACCGCCGCCAATGTTTACGCTGGCGACTGGGTTGAGCCCGGCGAGCTTGTTGGAGTCTCCTGGGTTTAGCGTGTTTTCACCTATTGCCCAG GGACCTTTCGGCATGACGCACCAGCAGGCACTAGCGCAGGTCACCGCGCAGGCTGCCCAAGCGCAATGTTCCTCAACAGCTGCTGCGTCTTTGGCACCGGTTTCAGCTTTTACTGCTGATATGACTACGAACCAGCAGATGCCGATATCTTTGCACAGCTCGACTGTTACTGTGAATGAGCCATCGGATGCATGCCAATCGGATCATAGATCCCAACCTGCTTCATTGATTGTCGATAAGCCTGCTGATGATGGGTATAACTGGCGAAAATACGGGCAGAAACAGGTAAAAGGGAGTGAGTTTCCGAGAAGTTATTATAAGTGCACTAGTCCAGGTTGTCCGGTGAAGAAGAAGGTTGAGAGATCAATAGATGGCCAAGTGACCGAAATCATCTACAAGGGGCAGCATAACCATCAACCTCCGCCGCCAAATAAGCGTGCCAAAGATACTGGAAGCTTAAATGGAAATCCGGGTAATCAGGGGAATTCCGAATCAGCTTCCCAACTTCAGAGTGGCAGCTCGAACATATTGATGTCCAAGAAGGACCAAGAATCTAGCCAAGCTACTGCTGAACATATTTCTGGCATGAGTGACAGTGAGGAAGCAGGTGAGAACGAAGTTGGTGtagatgaaaaagatgaagaCGAACCTGATCCCAAAAGACG AAGTACAGAAATCAGGGTCTCAGAGCCAGCTTCTTCACATCGGACTGTTACGGAACCTAGAATTATTGTGCAGACAACAAGCGAAGTTGATCTCTTGGATGATGGCTATAGGTGGCGCAAGTACGGACAGAAAGTTGTCAAAGGCAATCCTTATCCAAG AAGCTACTATAAATGTACAACCCTGGGATGCAATGTCCGTAAGCATGTTGAGAGAGCTGCGACAGATCCCAAAGCTGTTATAACAACTTACGAGGGAAAACATAATCACAACATACCAGCTGCCAAAACAAGCAGCCACAACA TCAACAGTAATGCATCACAAGCAAGAATGCAGAATGCAGTGAATGAGAGGCATACTGTAAATAACAGAGCAGAT TTGGGAAACAATAATCGACAACCCGCAGCATGTTTACTGTTAAAAGAAGGGCAGAGAACATAA
- the LOC107893869 gene encoding uncharacterized protein, translated as MGGCASVYGQMAIPRPHKRHFSFGKRHGKISGKIPPPIPEVRRNMSDASMTDITVSEYVHVDYENGSEMSNKTFHVTQLQYNHSQLSSNGKCQDEVWFDSVSIMESESDEDCHSVYGGGAERYVYRPRAGVQIPCSGEKATPGTWSEISPSVFKLRGLNFFRDKQKSPAPDCSPYVPIGVDLFICATKMNHIAEQVQLPKVKPHDKVPALLIVNIQVPTYPANVFIGDANGEGLSLVLCFKVSDTFDKDISPQFQETIKKFVDDEMEKVRGFAKESSVPFRERLKIMAGLVNPEDLQIGATEKKLIQAYNHKPVLSRPQHSFFQGENYFEIDIDIHRFSYISRKGLESFIDRMENGIINLGLTIQAQKPEELPEQALCCLRLNKIDFVNHGQIPTIVTSKDDLI; from the exons ATGGGTGGTTGCGCCTCGGTATACGGTCAAATGGCAATACCTAGACCACATAAACGACACTTCAGTTTCGGGAAGCGTCACGGAAAGATATCGGGAAAGATTCCCCCTCCCATACCTGAAGTACGTAGGAATATGAGCGATGCCAGCATGACCGATATCACCGTTAGTGAATACGTTCACGTAGACTACGAGAACGGGTCCGAGATGTCTAACAAAACATTTCATGTAACACAGCTACAATATAACCACAGTCAACTTTCTTCCAATG GGAAATGCCAAGATGAAGTATGGTTCGATTCGGTTAGTATTATGGAGTCCGAGTCGGACGAGGATTGCCATAGCGTATACGGAG GTGGAGCCGAGCGGTACGTTTACCGTCCCCGAGCTGGAGTTCAAATCCCTTGTTCAGGAGAGAAGGCGACACCAGGAACGTGGTCAGAGATTTCACCTTCAGTTTTCAAGCTTCGCGGACTGAATTTCTTTAG AGATAAACAGAAGTCCCCAGCACCAGATTGTAGCCCATATGTACCAATAGGGGTTGATTTATTTATCTGCGCAACTAAAATGAACCACATTGCTGAGCAAGTTCAATTACCAAAAGTAAAACCACATGATAAAGTGCCTGCTCTTTTGATTGTTAACATACAG GTGCCAACTTATCCTGCCAATGTGTTTATCGGTGATGCCAATGGGGAAGGTTTGAGCCTTGTCTTGTGTTTTAAGGTCTCGGATACTTTTGATAAAGATATATCCCCTCAATTCCAGGAAACCATCAAG AAATTTGTGGACGATGAAATGGAAAAGGTTAGAGGGTTTGCCAAGGAGTCCAGCGTGCCTTTCAGAGAGAGACTAAAAATTATGGCAGGCTTGGTTAACCCTGAAGACCTGCAAATTGGTGCTACGGAAAAGAAACTTATTCAAGCTTATAACCATAAGCCAGTGCTTTCGCGCCCTCAACACTCTTTCTTTCAG GGCGagaattattttgagatcgatATAGATATACACCGCTTTAGCTACATATCTAGGAAAGGACTTGAATCATTTATAGACCGCATGGAGAATGGGATAATTAATCTGGGTTTAACCATTCAG GCACAAAAACCAGAGGAGCTACCAGAGCAAGCATTGTGCTGTTTACGCTTGAATAAGATTGATTTTGTAAATCACGGCCAAATTCCCACCATTGTAACCTCCAAAGATGATTTAATTTGA